One Nicotiana tomentosiformis chromosome 4, ASM39032v3, whole genome shotgun sequence genomic window carries:
- the LOC104099833 gene encoding protein SABRE isoform X3 produces the protein MRQCSLKSFVLPKLDMKFVHREVGLMVENNIMGIQLKGTKTRSFEDVGESTRVDIQMEFSEIHLLKDGGISVVEILKLDVVSSVYIPLQPASPIRSEVDVKLGGTQCNLVITRLHPWMQLHALRKRKMVLRGESSTHEKSPSSDHKAFMWTSTISAPEMTVVLYDLDGSPLYHGCSQSSHVFANNISSTGTVVHMELGEFNLNMSDEYRECLKESLFGVETNMGSLIYIAKVSLDWGKKDMDSPEDGLKYKTVLSVDVTGMGVHLTFRRIGSLMSTALSFKRLLKSLSGSGKKPHNQVTKSSKPSGKGIQLIKFNLERCSLNVCGEVGLENSVVPDHKRANYGSQGGRIVISVSADGTPRTATIRSTAPIELKKLKYSVSLDIFHLSLSMNKEKKSTQMELERARSIYQEHLEDSNLHGARVTLLDMQNAKFVRRSGGLKEIAVCSLFSATDISVRWEPDVHIALVELGLHLKLLLHNQKLQELAEGDCKDNGQGTETSMESVPLEKHKKRESIFAIDVEMLHIAAEVGDGVETTVQVQSIFSENARIGVLLEGLMLNFNNARVFRSSRMQVSRIPKASGSASTAKHEIGTAWDWVIQALDVHICMPYRLELRAIDDSVEEMLRALKLVTAAKTKLLFPNKEEKPKAKATSASKIGRVRFCIKKLTADIEEQPIQGWLDEHYQLLKKEACELAVRLNFIDELIVKGTKSLGVAEKNDSLEDGKIHFNGEDIDVDDASAIQKLREEIYKQSFRSYYQACQNLVQSEGSGACTEGFQGGFKPSTARSSLFSISATELDVSLTRIEGGDFGMIEILQKLDPVCRAHSIPFSRLYGSNINLQTGSLAVWIRNYTCPLFAATSGRCEGRVILAQQATCFQPQIHQNVYIGRWRKVHLLRSASGTTPPMKTYSDLPLHFQKAEISYGVGFEPALADISYAFTVALRRANLSIRNPSPDPPLPKKEKSLPWWDEMKNYIHGNTSIYFSESKWNILASTDPYEKSDKLQIRSGYMELQQSDGRVYCFAKNFKILVSSLDSLLKNSNLKRPPGFSCTFIEAPAFSLEVIMEWECESGNPLNHYLFAFPSEGVPREKVYDPFRSTSLSLRWNLLLRPSLPIHDNQSSLCSVGDQGALDATGCGATKPDSLSVSPTLKLGPHDLAWILKFWSLNYNPPHKLRSFSRWPRFGIPRVPRSGNLSLDKVMTEFMFRVDATPACIRHMPLDDDDPAKGLTFSMNKLKYELYYGRGKQKYTFESKRDTLDLVYQGLDLHMPKAFINRDDDSSVAKVVKMTRKTSKSASTERSSNDKTSSMSSSMERQRDDGFLLSSEYFTIRRQAPKADPDRLLAWQEAGRRNLEMTYVRSEFENGSESDDHTRSDPSDDDGYNVVIADNCQRIFVYGLKLLWTLENRDAVWSWVGGISKAFESPKPSPSRQYAQRKLLEDSEVIDRTELPQDDNQKSPVSHGASSSSPQHVRPSKAQVESPPSSEVKVETLPSSSAAKLANIEDCEGEGTRHFMVNVIEPQFNLHSEDANGRFLLAAVSGRVLARSFHSVLSIGYEVIEQALGGGNVQIRESQPEMTWNRMEYSVMLEHVQAHVAPTDVDPGAGLQWLPKIRRSSPKVKRTGALLERVFMPCDMYFRYTRHKGATADLKVKPLKELSFNSHNITATMTSRQFQVMLDVLTNLLFARLPKPRKVSLSYPAGDDEDVEEEADEVVPDGVEEVELARVNLEQKERAQKLIQYDIRKLSLYNDASVDRNPVKEGDLWIISGGRSILVQRLKKELVNAQKSRKVASASLRMALQKAAQLRLMEKEKNKSPSCAMRISLQINKVVWSMLVDGRSFAEAEINDMIYDFDRDYKDVGVAKFTTKYFVVRNCLPNAKSDMLLSAWNPPTEWGKKVMLRVDAKQGAPKDGNYPLELFQVEIYPLKIHLTETMYRMMWEYFFPEEEQDSQRRQEVWKFSTTAGSRRAKKGSSIQEAPVSSNHLTKDPQICAKSSNSALPVTSASQFPSSGDSSQVSKLQNLKANIVCGSTPELRRTSSFDRTWEENVAESVTDELMLQMHSSSVTSSTSEPFAGIEQPDEGNRNKSKESKLIKSGRSSHEEKKVGKAQDEKKSRPRRMREFHNIKISQVELLVTYEGSRFAVSDLRLLMDTFHRVEFTGTWRRLFSRVKKHIIWGVLKSVTGMQGKKFKDKAHNQREAGAAGVPDIDLNLSDSDGGSAGKSEQNPLSWPKRPPEGAGDGFVTSIKGLFNSQRRKAKAFVLRTMRGEAENEIPGDWSESEAEFSPFARQLTITKAKKLIRRHTKKFRSRGPKGLSSQQRESLPSSPRETTPFESDSSSESSPYEDFHE, from the exons TTTCGTGTTACCCAAACTGGATATGAAGTTTGTGCACCGTGAAGTGGGCCTTATGGTTGAGAATAACATTATGGGCATCCAACTGAAAGGCACAAAAACTCGATCATTTGAAGATGTTGGAGAAAGTACGCGGGTTGATATTCAGATGGAGTTCAGTGAGATTCAT CTACTGAAAGATGGTGGCATATCAGTCGTGGAGATATTAAAACTTGATGTTGTCTCTTCAGTATATATTCCACTTCAG CCTGCTTCACCCATCAGATCAGAAGTTGATGTCAAGCTTGGGGGTACTCAGTGCAACCTGGTGATAACGAGATTACATCCGTGGATGCAACTTCATGCTTTGAGGAAAAGGAAAATGGTTCTTCGAGGAGAAAGTTCTACTCATGAAAAATCACCCTCATCTGATCATAAAGCATTCATGTGGACCTCCACTATTTCGGCGCCAGAAATGACTGTAGTGCTCTATGATTTGGATGGCTCACCACTCTATCAT GGTTGTTCACAGTCCTCACATGTCTTTGCCAATAATATATCAAGTACAGGTACAGTGGTGCACATGGAACTTGGTGAATTTAATCTGAACATGTCAGATGAGTATCGGGAATGCTTAAAAGAGAGCCTCTTTGGGGTTGAAACAAACATGGGTTCACTTATTTATATAGCAAAAGTCAGTCTTGACTGGGGCAAGAAAGATATGGATTCACCTGAAGATGGTCTCAAGTATAAAACAGTTCTCTCTGTTGATGTTACTGGGATGGGTGTTCACTTAACCTTCCGGCGCATTGGGTCTCTGATGTCTACAGCTTTGTCTTTCAAGCGTTTACTGAAGAGTCTCTCTGGTTCTGGTAAGAAACCACATAACCAGGTGACGAAATCGTCCAAGCCATCTGGGAAAGGGATTCAACTCATCAAATTCAATCTAGAAAGATGTTCTTTAAATGTTTGTGGAGAAGTGGGTTTGGAAAATTCTGTTGTCCCTGATCACAAACGTGCCAACTATGGATCTCAGGGAGGTCGAATTGTAATTAGTGTTTCAGCTGATGGTACTCCCCGCACTGCAACTATAAGATCTACGGCTCCAATTGAACTTAAAAAACTCAAGTATTCTGTGTCCCTTGATATTTTCCACCTAAGTCTATCCATGAACAAGGAGAAAAAATCTACACAAATGGAGCTTGAAAGAGCCAGATCAATCTATCAAGAACATTTGGAAGACAGTAACCTCCATGGAGCAAGAGTTACATTGCTTGACATGCAGAATGCAAAGTTTGTGAGGCGATCTGGTGGTCTTAAAGAGATTGCAGTGTGCTCACTCTTTAGTGCCACTGATATATCGGTCAGATGGGAGCCTGATGTACATATAGCTTTGGTTGAACTTGGGCTGCACTTGAAATTACTTCTGCACAATCAGAAGCTTCAGGAACTTGCTGAAGGTGACTGTAAAGATAATGGGCAGGGCACTGAGACTTCAATGGAGTCAGTACCATTGGAGAAACACAAGAAAAGAGAATCCATCTTTGCTATTGATGTGGAAATGCTTCATATAGCTGCAGAAGTTGGAGATGGTGTTGAGACAACTGTCCAGGTGCAGTCAATCTTTTCCGAAAATGCTCGGATAGGTGTGCTTCTTGAAGGGTTAATGCTCAACTTTAATAATGCAAGAGTGTTTAGAAGCAGTAGAATGCAAGTCTCTCGCATTCCAAAGGCCTCTGGAAGTGCATCAACTGCAAAACACGAGATAGGCACAGCATGGGATTGGGTCATTCAAGCCCTTGATGTCCACATATGCATGCCATACAGGTTGGAATTGCGGGCCATCGATGATTCTGTTGAGGAAATGCTTCGAGCTTTAAAGCTTGTTACTGCTGCAAAAACTAAACTTTTGTTTCCCAATAAGGAAGAGAAACCAAAAGCTAAAGCAACTAGCGCATCAAAAATTGGACGAGTTAGATTTTGCATAAAGAAACTCACTGCTGATATTGAAGAACAACCAATACAGGGATGGCTTGATGAACATTATCAGTTGTTGAAGAAGGAGGCTTGTGAATTAGCTGTCAGATTAAACTTTATTGATGAGCTTATTGTGAAAGGTACCAAATCTCTTGGTGTTGCGGAGAAAAATGATTCTCTTGAAGATGGTAAGATCCATTTCAATGGAGAAGATATTGACGTGGATGACGCTTCAGCCATTCAGAAACTGCGAGAGGAGATCTATAAGCAGTCATTCAGGTCATACTACCAGGCATGCCAAAATCTTGTGCAATCGGAAGGATCTGGAGCCTGTACTGAAGGGTTTCAAGGGGGTTTCAAGCCTAGCACTGCCAGAAGTTCTCTCTTTTCAATTTCTGCTACAGAGTTGGATGTAAGTTTGACAAGAATTGAAGGAGGTGATTTCGGGATGATAGAGATTCTGCAAAAGCTTGATCCAGTATGCCGTGCACATAGCATCCCATTTTCACGATTATATGGTAGTAATATCAATTTGCAGACGGGTTCCCTTGCTGTTTGGATAAGAAATTACACGTGCCCACTATTTGCTGCAACTTCTGGCAGATGTGAAGGACGTGTTATATTAGCTCAGCAG GCAACATGTTTTCAGCCTCAAATCCACCAAAATGTGTACATTGGGAGATGGAGGAAGGTCCATTTGCTCCGTTCTGCTAGTGGGACAACACCACCAATGAAAACATACTCTGATTTGCCCTTACATTTTCAGAAAGCAGAAATTTCCTATGGAGTTGGTTTCGAACCAGCTCTTGCTGATATTAGCTATGCTTTTACAGTGGCGCTGCGTAGGGCCAATTTGAGCATCAGAAATCCAAGTCCAGATCCTCCGTTGCCTAAAAAGGAAAAGAGCTTGCCATGGTGGGATGAAATGAAAAACTACATTCATGGAAACACCTCCATATATTTTTCTGAGTCCAAATGGAATATTCTTGCCAGTACTGATCCTTATGAAAAGTCTGACAAGCTTCAGATAAGATCTGGGTATATGGAACTCCAGCAGTCAGATGGTCGCGTTTATTGTTTTGCAAAGAACTTCAAGATTCTAGTGAGCAGCTTGGATAGCTTGTTGAAGAACTCCAACTTAAAGCGTCCACCTGGCTTTTCCTGTACTTTCATAGAGGCCCCGGCCTTTAGTCTTGAAGTGATAATGGAGTGGGAATGTGAATCTGGAAACCCTCTAAACCATTACTTATTTGCATTTCCCAGTGAAGGAGTGCCTCGTGAAAAAGTTTATGATCCATTTAGATCAACTTCTCTGTCACTACGGTGGAATTTGTTGCTTAGGCCCTCTCTTCCCATTCATGATAATCAGTCAAGCTTATGTTCAGTGGGTGATCAGGGTGCCTTGGATGCAACTGGTTGTGGTGCAACGAAGCCAGATAGCTTGTCAGTTTCTCCAACACTAAAACTTGGTCCTCATGATTTGGCATGGATACTGAAATTCTGGAGCTTAAATTATAATCCGCCTCACAAATTGCGGTCTTTTTCTAGGTGGCCACGTTTTGGAATACCGAGAGTTCCTAGATCTGGCAATCTTTCATTAGACAAGGTGATGACAGAATTTATGTTCAGAGTTGATGCCACACCAGCATGCATAAGGCATATGCCTTTAGACGATGATGACCCAGCAAAGGGGCTGACATTTTCTATGAATAAGTTAAAATATGAACTTTATTATGGCCGGGGAAAGCAAAAATACACCTTTGAGAGCAAGCGTGACACTCTTGATCTTGTGTACCAGGGTCTTGACCTCCACATGCCTAAGGCATTTATAAATAGAGATGATGATAGCAGTGTTGCAAAAGTAGTTAAAATGACTAGGAAAACATCAAAATCTGCATCAACAGAAAGGTCTTCTAATGATAAAACTAGCAGTATGAGCAGCAGCATGGAGAGACAGCGTGATGATGGGTTTCTTTTATCATCTGAATATTTTACAATCAGAAGGCAAGCCCCAAAAGCTGACCCAGATAGGTTGTTGGCGTGGCAAGAAGCTGGTAGGAGAAATCTCGAGATGACATATGTGAGATCTGAGTTTGAAAATGGGAGTGAAAGTGATGACCATACAAGATCTGACCCAAGTGACGATGATGGATATAATGTAGTGATCGCTGATAATTGTCAGCGTATCTTTGTCTATGGTCTAAAGCTTTTGTGGACACTTGAGAATAGGGATGCAGTTTGGTCTTGGGTAGGTGGAATATCTAAGGCTTTTGAATCTCCAAAGCCATCTCCTTCTAGGCAATATGCCCAAAGAAAGTTGCTGGAGGATAGTGAGGTGATTGATAGAACTGAATTACCTCAAGATGATAACCAGAAGTCTCCAGTTAGTCACGGTGCAAGTTCCTCTTCTCCACAACACGTGAGGCCATCAAAAGCACAAGTAGAATCACCTCCATCAAGTGAAGTTAAAGTGGAAACTCTTCCATCTAGTTCCGCTG CAAAGCTTGCCAACATTGAAGACTGTGAAGGGGAGGGCACTCGCCATTTCATGGTCAATGTCATTGAACCACAATTCAATCTTCACTCAGAAGATGCAAAT GGTAGATTTCTGTTAGCTGCTGTCAGTGGCCGTGTTTTGGCTCGTTCGTTCCATTCAGTTCTTTCCATTGGCTATGAAGTGATTGAACAAGCTCTAGGTGGAGGAAATGTTCAAATTCGTGAATCTCAACCTGAAATGACATGGAATCGCATGGAGTACTCTGTGATGTTAGAACATGTGCAGGCACATGTTGCCCCAACTGACGTAGATCCAGGGGCTGGACTGCAGTGGCTTCCTAAAATTCGGAGAAGCTCACCGAAAGTGAAGCGCACTGGAGCTTTACTGGAGAGAGTTTTTATGCCTTGTGATATGTACTTCCGCTATACTAGGCATAAAGGTGCAACCGCCGACTTGAAG GTGAAACCTTTGAAAGAGCTTTCATTCAATTCACATAATATAACAGCAACAATGACATCCCGCCAGTTCCAAGTTATGCTAGATGTGTTGACCAATCTTCTATTTGCCCGGCTTCCAAA GCCTCGAAAAGTTAGCCTGTCGTATCCGGCAGGTGACGATGAAGATGTTGAAGAGGAGGCTGATGAAGTTGTACCTGATGGTGTTGAAGAAGTAGAACTGGCAAGAGTGAACCTTGAACAGAAAGAAAGAGCGCAGAAGTTGATCCAGTATGATATTAGGAAATTATCTCTTTATAATGATGCATCTGTGGACAGGAACCCAGTAAAGGAAGGCGATCTTTGGATTATTAGTGGGGGAAGGTCCATTTTG GTGCAAAGACTGAAAAAAGAGCTAGTAAATGCTCAAAAATCCAGAAAAGTAGCATCTGCATCTCTGAGGATGGCTCTACAGAAAGCTGCACAGCTCCGATTGATGgagaaagaaaagaacaaaagtcCTTCTTGTGCTATGCGCATCTCTTTGCAAATTAATAAAGTGGTTTGGAGCATGCTTGTGGATGGAAGATCATTTGCTGAAGCTGAGATAAATGATATG ATATATGATTTTGACCGTGATTACAAAGATGTTGGGGTTGCTAAATTCACAACAAAATATTTTGTTGTGAGAAACTGCTTACCAAATGCCAAGTCTGATATGCTTCTATCAGCATGGAATCCTCCTACTGAATGGGGAAA AAAAGTGATGCTTCGAGTAGATGCTAAGCAGGGGGCTCCAAAAGATGGAAACTATCCTCTTGAACTATTCCAG GTGGAGATTTACCCCTTAAAGATACATTTGACTGAGACAATGTACAGAATGATGTGGGAGTACTTTTTCCCAGAAGAAGAGCAAGACTCCCAGCGCAGGCAG GAAGTGTGGAAGTTTTCAACTACTGCTGGTTCGAGGCGTGCCAAGAAAGGCTCATCAATTCAGGAAGCACCAGTGTCAAGTAACCATCTAACAAAAGATCCTCAGATCTGCGCCAAATCAAGCAACTCTGCTTTACCAGTTACATCTGCAAGTCAGTTTCCCTCTTCTGGCGATTCCTCTCAA GTGTCAAAGTTGCAGAACTTAAAGGCTAATATTGTTTGTGGTTCAACCCCTGAGCTAAGACGAACATCATCCTTTGATAGAACATGGGAAGAAAATGTTGCTGAATCTGTTACTGATGAACTTATGCTGCAAATGCACTCCTCAAGTGTTACTTCTTCAACAAGTGAGCCCTTTGCCGGTATTGAGCAGCCAGATGAAGGTAACAGAAACAAATCCAAAGAATCAAAACTAATTAAGTCTGGCCGCTCCTCTCATGAAGAGAAAAAGGTGGGCAAGGCACAGGATGAGAAAAAATCTAGGCCTCGAAGAATGAGAGAGTTCCACAATATCAAGATTAGTCAG GTTGAGTTACTTGTTACATATGAAGGATCAAGATTTGCTGTGAGTGATTTAAGATTGCTGATGGATACATTCCATCGTGTTGAATTTACTGGAACCTGGCGAAGGCTATTCTCAAGAGTTAAGAAACACATCATCTGGGGAGTCCTAAAATCAGTAACAGGAATGCAG GGCAAGAAGTTTAAAGATAAAGCACATAATCAAAGGGAAGCTGGTGCTGCTGGTGTCCCCGATATTGATCTTAATCTCAGTGATAGTGATGGTGGTTCAGCCGGAAAATCCGAGCAGAACCCTTTATCCTGGCCTAAGCGCCCCCCTGAGGGTGCAGGTGATGGTTTTGTCACCTCTATTAAAGGCCTTTTCAATTCTCAGCGCAGAAAGGCCAAGGCTTTTGTGCTTCGGACAATGAGGGGTGAAGCAGAAAATGAGATACCTGGTGACTGGAGTGAAAGTGAGGCAGAGTTCTCTCCCTTTGCCAGACAACTAACCATAACAAAAGCCAAGAAGCTGATTAGACGGCATACAAAGAAGTTCCGTTCAAGAGGACCAAAAG GTTTATCTTCTCAACAAAGAGAATCACTTCCTTCATCACCAAGAGAGACCACCCCATTTGAAAGTGATTCATCAAGTGAATCTTCGCCTTATGAGGATTTCCACGAGTAG